DNA sequence from the Candidatus Kaistella beijingensis genome:
TTCAGAAAACTCGTGCGGCTGCCCGTTGAGTTGTGCAATGAACGCGTTTCGGTATCTTGTGTATTGCTTCTGATTCCAAAGCGTAATTCCAACTCCGGTTCCAATTGCGCCCCAAACGATGGGGATTTTCCAATATTTTTTGTTGTAATATTGACCGAGTCCCGGCAAAACTGCAGAATACAAACCTGCTTTTGTTGGGTTATATTTTACGGTTTTAACAGGAGCGTTGGATTCCTGAATATCGGTTAAAACCTGAACATCAGATTTGGAATTTTTCTTTACAGAAATGGAATCTTTCGGATAATTCTCCACACGAATTGTGTCGTTCGGATTCACTTGAGCGAAAATTTTGAATGAAAATATCAGCAGGAAAAATACCGTAAGTTTCTTCATTATTTAAAGTGTGAAAGGATGTTTTCCAACTCTTCCTCATTTTTGAAGTCGAGCACGATCTTTCCTTTTTTTCCGTTTGCGGATGTTTTTATTTCAACTTTTACATCCAAAATATCGGCAAGATTTTTTTCCGCTTTTTTGAAATGATTGGGTAAAGTTGCCTTGTTTTTCTGAATAGATTTCTTTGGCGTTTTCAGCAAATTGGATTCCTGTTCCGCTTGACGAACGCTTAAATTATTCTTGATGATTTTCTTGAAAAGTTCGTCCTGTTTTTCGGCATCGTCCAAACTGATGATGGCTCTTCCGTGACCTGCAGAAATTTCGCCGCTTCGGATTGCGTTTTGAACATCAGGATTTAATCGCAACAATCGTATGGAATTGGTAATGGTACTTCTCTCTTTTCCTACTCTTTGGCTTAAGTTTTCCTGAGTCATCCCGATTTCTTCAAGCAATCTTTGGTAAGTTAAAGCAATTTCAATAGCGTCTAAATCTTCACGCTG
Encoded proteins:
- a CDS encoding DUF5683 domain-containing protein, whose translation is MKKLTVFFLLIFSFKIFAQVNPNDTIRVENYPKDSISVKKNSKSDVQVLTDIQESNAPVKTVKYNPTKAGLYSAVLPGLGQYYNKKYWKIPIVWGAIGTGVGITLWNQKQYTRYRNAFIAQLNGQPHEFSEIPGITAEALGRTQDRAKRQRDYAIAVTGLIYVLNIVDAVVDAHLYEGRKDPDLALKPAIIFDEFGNQSSKAGLSFNYRF
- a CDS encoding ParB/RepB/Spo0J family partition protein, which gives rise to MKDKKRAMGRGLGAILSAESKASVNSATDEGADKFVGNIVEVALEDIYPNASQPRTYFDEKALEDLAQSIKNLGIIQPITLRKDGDKFEIISGERRFRASKIAGLETVPAYIRLVNDQELLEMALVENIQREDLDAIEIALTYQRLLEEIGMTQENLSQRVGKERSTITNSIRLLRLNPDVQNAIRSGEISAGHGRAIISLDDAEKQDELFKKIIKNNLSVRQAEQESNLLKTPKKSIQKNKATLPNHFKKAEKNLADILDVKVEIKTSANGKKGKIVLDFKNEEELENILSHFK